One Rhodoferax ferrireducens T118 DNA segment encodes these proteins:
- a CDS encoding transposase, protein MLKEPDLARYSSRPTHRTYTRQFKAELVVACQQPGASIAAIALQHGMNANVLHRWLKEHERDGRHRLIGPDPLGVAVPATPVPAFIPLKLPTSMLEPTACDIKVELRKGAVSMILTWPASAAADLVHWTRAILK, encoded by the coding sequence ATGCTCAAAGAACCAGACCTTGCGAGATATTCGAGTCGGCCTACCCACCGCACCTACACGCGCCAGTTCAAGGCCGAATTGGTAGTGGCCTGCCAGCAGCCGGGCGCGTCCATTGCGGCAATAGCCCTGCAACACGGCATGAACGCCAACGTGCTGCACCGCTGGCTCAAGGAACATGAGCGTGACGGGCGCCACCGACTTATCGGGCCAGATCCGTTGGGTGTCGCTGTCCCCGCTACACCTGTCCCCGCATTCATCCCTTTAAAGCTACCCACCAGCATGCTTGAGCCCACTGCCTGCGACATCAAGGTAGAACTTCGCAAAGGCGCAGTCTCGATGATCCTCACCTGGCCCGCCAGTGCCGCTGCCGACTTGGTGCACTGGACCCGGGCCATTCTCAAGTAG
- a CDS encoding RNA polymerase sigma factor RpoD/SigA gives MKDFAIHEALPLSQFLRLAVDEDSMGAYSPPVPDSEKTQHDGVDGGVFDFAGWEAEVEPPLPKGDPTLAEAARELQSTISKHQPIDKSTDWEDFEAYLPERASPLPGANDADARERLRLVLLRAIREGSVPDASIEDLSLGDDGIPNVEACSLLRMVINDVGAETDDRFEYCTPDESFEVVVAPEMTPDEEDTVTEALAFIDNLAERRNDPLRIYQKEFQNATLLTADEEVALGQGMERGVQQALDALAVWPSGIGAVLDAVHMVKSEAKPLRWLSSGPRAELQDIEISSNAEPAADSVLSVEGIGTDDESDSQFGHDAHESTDELSELLSNAELLSGLDFDGALSSDGWNSRRKALASLGLSRGFLLELADFEQLEVQESAIEFSQAMQAYRQARDQMVIANLKLVLFIAKKYLYSGQPLDDLLQEGNIGLIKAVDRYDWRRGFKLSTYATWWIRQQVGRYVADKSKTIRLPVHVYVKTQQIAHAAHAIELATGRMPTIEEIAKKMEMPASKVAPLALAIPEPLPIHDVDVDSLIAIDAQDNYVARDPMDIVSDSQLIGSIDRFLATLKPKDEQVLRLRFGIGAHEAMTLEEIGTRLEVTRERIRQIEAKAICHLKHPARLERLLRDLNGTPPPKREEIETESIESDDATDSKPPSTPVSSSAARLQPVTQSAKAVPRPERIQSTVPTILDKVLAMAAVLGFTVEDERDGKSGRVWVNILETPNIHSRKLVRKMLDLGFEFWPGKGYWR, from the coding sequence GTGAAGGACTTCGCTATTCATGAAGCCCTTCCACTGAGCCAATTTCTCAGATTGGCCGTCGACGAAGACTCGATGGGGGCATACAGTCCACCCGTGCCAGACTCCGAAAAGACCCAACATGATGGCGTGGACGGCGGAGTCTTTGATTTCGCAGGCTGGGAAGCAGAGGTAGAACCACCGCTTCCCAAAGGCGACCCTACGCTAGCTGAGGCGGCCCGTGAACTGCAAAGCACAATCTCCAAACACCAGCCCATCGACAAATCCACCGATTGGGAAGACTTTGAGGCATACCTACCCGAGCGGGCGTCTCCCCTGCCAGGCGCAAACGACGCTGATGCGCGCGAACGGCTTCGCCTCGTCCTTCTTCGCGCCATCCGGGAAGGCAGCGTACCGGACGCTTCAATCGAGGACCTTTCGCTAGGCGACGACGGCATTCCCAACGTGGAGGCCTGCTCCCTCTTGCGCATGGTGATCAATGACGTTGGCGCCGAGACCGACGATCGATTCGAATATTGCACCCCGGACGAAAGCTTTGAGGTGGTCGTCGCGCCGGAAATGACCCCAGACGAAGAGGACACGGTCACCGAGGCGCTGGCTTTCATAGACAACTTGGCGGAGCGACGCAATGATCCCCTGCGCATCTATCAAAAGGAGTTTCAGAATGCCACACTGCTCACCGCTGATGAAGAAGTCGCCCTGGGACAAGGCATGGAACGCGGCGTACAACAAGCGCTCGATGCCCTGGCGGTGTGGCCCTCTGGCATTGGCGCCGTGTTGGATGCCGTTCACATGGTCAAATCCGAGGCAAAACCGCTGCGTTGGCTGTCCTCTGGTCCGCGAGCCGAGCTGCAAGACATTGAAATTTCATCAAATGCAGAACCTGCTGCTGATTCTGTTTTGTCGGTGGAGGGAATCGGCACAGACGACGAAAGCGACTCCCAGTTTGGTCATGACGCGCACGAATCAACCGACGAACTGTCCGAGCTCCTTTCCAATGCTGAGCTCTTGTCGGGACTCGATTTCGACGGGGCTCTAAGCAGCGATGGTTGGAACTCGAGGCGAAAAGCACTCGCATCGCTTGGCTTATCCCGAGGTTTCCTGCTTGAATTGGCGGACTTTGAACAGCTCGAAGTGCAAGAATCCGCGATTGAATTTTCGCAGGCGATGCAGGCATATCGGCAAGCCCGCGATCAAATGGTCATCGCCAACTTGAAACTCGTGCTGTTCATTGCAAAGAAATACCTATATAGCGGGCAACCATTGGACGATCTGCTCCAGGAGGGGAACATCGGACTTATCAAGGCTGTTGACCGCTACGACTGGCGCAGGGGCTTCAAGCTCTCTACCTATGCCACGTGGTGGATTCGCCAACAGGTTGGCCGCTACGTCGCCGATAAAAGCAAAACGATCCGCCTGCCAGTCCACGTATACGTGAAGACCCAGCAGATCGCACACGCCGCCCATGCCATTGAACTGGCGACTGGGCGCATGCCTACGATCGAAGAAATTGCGAAAAAGATGGAAATGCCTGCGAGCAAGGTGGCGCCTCTCGCCCTCGCAATCCCTGAGCCGCTGCCGATACACGACGTAGATGTGGACAGTCTCATCGCCATTGACGCGCAAGACAACTACGTCGCCAGAGACCCCATGGACATCGTGTCCGACAGTCAGTTGATTGGCTCCATCGACCGATTTTTGGCAACGCTAAAACCCAAGGATGAACAAGTTTTGCGCTTGCGTTTTGGCATCGGAGCGCATGAGGCCATGACGTTGGAGGAAATCGGCACCCGCCTAGAGGTTACGCGGGAACGCATTCGCCAAATCGAGGCGAAGGCCATATGTCATTTGAAACACCCTGCCCGCTTGGAACGCCTTTTGCGCGACCTCAACGGCACCCCACCGCCAAAGCGCGAAGAGATCGAAACTGAATCGATCGAATCCGACGACGCAACGGACAGCAAGCCACCTTCGACACCAGTCAGTTCTTCGGCAGCAAGACTGCAGCCAGTCACCCAGTCCGCAAAAGCGGTTCCACGTCCAGAGCGCATTCAGTCCACCGTGCCGACGATTCTCGACAAAGTTTTGGCCATGGCCGCGGTTCTCGGGTTTACCGTGGAAGACGAGCGCGATGGCAAATCCGGGAGAGTGTGGGTCAACATTCTCGAAACCCCGAACATTCACTCCCGCAAACTGGTTCGAAAAATGCTGGACTTGGGATTTGAATTCTGGCCAGGGAAAGGTTATTGGAGATGA
- a CDS encoding HAD domain-containing protein — MRTILFLDFDDVLCLNNPVGGYDAIEALGRLEKEPGLSFGDLEFVELWRGLFDAQAKAFLTALHAEFKPTYVLSTSWRNFMNRAALDAVLRRGGLPFVADNLHENFETPISGQGGGSSGRAREIQDWLNENPGCDEGWVVLDDELSGATFLGWHDDRERSFIVLCRENIGLTEVEYALLRDAFLQRAGRKS, encoded by the coding sequence TTGCGCACGATCCTTTTTTTAGATTTTGACGACGTCCTGTGTCTCAATAATCCAGTTGGCGGCTATGACGCGATCGAAGCGCTGGGTCGGCTTGAAAAAGAGCCGGGTCTGAGTTTTGGGGATCTGGAGTTTGTGGAGCTTTGGCGCGGGCTTTTTGATGCGCAGGCAAAGGCATTTCTAACTGCGCTGCACGCAGAGTTCAAGCCGACTTACGTCCTGTCCACCTCTTGGCGAAATTTTATGAATCGGGCCGCCTTGGATGCGGTTTTACGGCGGGGTGGACTTCCGTTTGTGGCTGATAATTTGCATGAAAATTTCGAGACGCCGATCAGCGGCCAAGGTGGCGGAAGCAGTGGCCGGGCGCGCGAAATTCAGGACTGGCTTAATGAAAACCCGGGCTGCGACGAGGGGTGGGTGGTGCTAGACGATGAGCTGTCTGGCGCTACATTCCTCGGTTGGCACGATGACCGCGAGCGATCGTTCATCGTGCTTTGCCGCGAAAATATTGGATTGACTGAGGTTGAATACGCCCTGCTGCGTGATGCTTTTTTGCAAAGAGCCGGCCGTAAGAGTTAA
- a CDS encoding helix-turn-helix domain-containing protein translates to MLSPRLSAECAQLGQLLARLRIARAVKQADAALRSGISRNTAYRLEKGDPGVALGQVLRYLDAIAPGCTLLELLAERDPALITLRMREKTQRVRDMTAAELEEIDF, encoded by the coding sequence ATGCTCTCACCCCGCTTGAGCGCCGAGTGCGCCCAGCTTGGGCAGCTCCTGGCCCGCCTGCGCATCGCCCGTGCAGTCAAGCAAGCAGACGCAGCTCTGCGCTCCGGGATCTCCCGCAACACAGCCTACAGATTGGAAAAAGGAGACCCGGGCGTCGCACTTGGGCAAGTCCTTCGATACCTCGATGCAATCGCGCCCGGGTGCACGTTGCTTGAGCTGCTGGCCGAAAGAGATCCAGCACTAATCACCCTGCGCATGCGCGAGAAGACGCAGCGCGTGCGCGACATGACAGCAGCTGAGCTCGAAGAAATCGACTTCTGA
- a CDS encoding ATP-binding protein produces the protein MLEALRGLGYSTAAALADIIDNSISAGASEARLDFAWNGATSRISVLDDGRGMTDAELESAMTLGDKNPLDARASHDLGRFGMGMKTASFSQCRRLTVATVKDGDTSCLRWDLTELAAHPDSGWLMHEGAANGSEQFLAPLHGKAYGTLVLWETLDRIVSTGYTVDDYLALIDEVQAHLAMVFHRLIQGPRPKLRLFIQERAIAPWDPFMAGHLATWSSPVARKPTPDGVVEVECHVLPHKDKLSDDEWKRCAGPNGWTAQQGFYVYRNERLLLAGGWLGLGPSKAWNREEAHRLARIRLDIPNTADAAWKIDIKKSTARPPVALRPWLTTLAEDTRDRARKVFAYRGSPTPSPTGTLLEQAWRVDHTATGARYRIDDKHPAVSAVLEGAGPLLPMVKAMLRVIQETVPVQRIWLDTAENKETPRTAFAGEAPEAVMGVMRTIYNDMVGRRGMTPDLAKRALLSTEPFQNFPVLVANLSASDTFNNPQ, from the coding sequence ATGCTCGAAGCCTTGCGGGGCTTAGGCTACTCGACTGCCGCCGCGCTGGCCGACATCATCGACAACAGCATCTCAGCGGGAGCAAGCGAGGCTCGACTCGATTTCGCATGGAACGGTGCCACAAGCCGCATTTCAGTCCTGGACGACGGGCGTGGAATGACCGATGCCGAGCTCGAAAGCGCCATGACCTTGGGCGACAAGAACCCACTCGATGCGCGCGCCTCCCACGACCTTGGCCGGTTTGGCATGGGAATGAAGACCGCATCCTTTTCTCAGTGCCGCCGCTTGACTGTGGCTACTGTGAAAGACGGCGACACTAGCTGCCTGCGGTGGGACTTGACGGAACTGGCGGCGCATCCCGACAGCGGATGGCTCATGCATGAAGGCGCGGCCAATGGGTCTGAGCAGTTCCTCGCCCCGCTCCACGGCAAAGCGTATGGAACCCTGGTTCTTTGGGAAACACTTGATCGGATCGTCTCGACAGGCTATACGGTCGACGACTACCTAGCGCTCATCGACGAAGTGCAGGCGCACCTCGCCATGGTGTTCCATCGACTTATCCAAGGGCCTCGTCCAAAGCTCCGGCTGTTCATCCAAGAGCGAGCCATCGCCCCATGGGATCCGTTCATGGCGGGACACCTCGCCACTTGGAGCTCCCCCGTCGCAAGAAAGCCGACACCCGATGGGGTCGTCGAAGTCGAATGCCATGTCCTTCCACACAAGGACAAATTGTCCGATGACGAGTGGAAGCGTTGCGCAGGGCCGAACGGTTGGACGGCCCAGCAAGGTTTTTACGTCTATCGCAATGAGCGGCTTCTCTTGGCTGGTGGCTGGCTTGGACTTGGTCCCAGCAAGGCGTGGAATCGCGAAGAGGCCCATCGGCTTGCCAGAATCCGCCTCGACATACCTAACACCGCCGACGCCGCGTGGAAGATCGACATCAAGAAATCAACCGCCCGGCCACCCGTGGCGTTGCGGCCTTGGTTGACCACGCTGGCGGAAGACACACGCGACCGAGCGCGCAAGGTCTTCGCCTATCGGGGATCACCGACCCCAAGCCCAACGGGCACACTCTTGGAGCAAGCATGGCGCGTCGACCACACGGCGACTGGCGCCCGATACCGGATAGACGACAAGCATCCTGCCGTCTCTGCCGTCCTCGAAGGCGCCGGGCCGCTTTTGCCGATGGTGAAAGCCATGCTCAGGGTCATTCAAGAAACCGTGCCGGTGCAGCGCATCTGGCTCGACACGGCGGAGAACAAAGAGACGCCGCGAACGGCTTTTGCAGGCGAGGCGCCAGAAGCCGTGATGGGGGTCATGCGCACCATTTACAACGACATGGTCGGGCGGCGCGGCATGACCCCTGACCTCGCCAAACGCGCTCTTTTGTCCACTGAGCCATTTCAGAACTTTCCAGTGCTTGTCGCGAATCTTTCAGCTTCCGACACCTTCAACAACCCACAGTAA
- the tnpC gene encoding IS66 family transposase translates to MSADELRDVVQSLFKTLTFKQATIDKLTHENAYLKRLKFAAQSERFSAEQRSLLEETLDEDLQAVSDEIEQLKPTDAPAPRMKEQPKRQPLPANLARVEIHHEPDSTTCACGCQMKRIGEDVAEKLDYQPGVFSVERHVRGKWACAKCQTLIQTPVAAHVIDKGIPTTGLLAQVLVAKFADHLPLYRQEAIFGRAGLAIARSTLGAWVGSCGVQLQPLVDALKAEILQHNVVHADETPVQMLKPGTGKTHRSYLWAYAAGAFEDTRAVVYDFCESRAGENAKTFLGDWRGSLVCDDFSGYKQLMAQGVTEVGCLAHARRKFFDLHASNKSQIAHSALEQIARVYDIEREVKELLPDERRRIRQEKSKPLLDALHQWMILNRQKITDGSATAKALDYSLRRWSALTRFLSDGQLPVDNNHIENQIRPIAIGRNNWLFAGSLRAGKRGAAVMSLIQSARLNGHDPFAYLKDVLTRLPTQRASQIHELLPHRWQPQIQFT, encoded by the coding sequence ATGAGTGCAGACGAACTGCGCGACGTGGTGCAGTCCCTGTTCAAGACACTGACCTTCAAACAAGCCACCATCGACAAGCTCACGCATGAGAATGCTTATCTCAAACGCCTGAAGTTTGCCGCCCAGAGTGAGCGCTTTAGCGCCGAGCAAAGAAGCCTGCTGGAAGAAACCCTTGATGAGGATCTGCAGGCGGTGAGCGACGAGATCGAGCAACTCAAGCCCACGGATGCGCCTGCACCCCGGATGAAGGAACAACCCAAACGCCAGCCATTGCCAGCGAATCTTGCCCGCGTGGAGATCCACCACGAACCCGATTCCACCACCTGCGCTTGCGGCTGCCAAATGAAGCGCATCGGCGAAGATGTCGCCGAGAAGCTGGACTACCAGCCCGGCGTCTTCAGTGTCGAGCGCCATGTGCGCGGCAAATGGGCTTGCGCCAAGTGCCAAACCCTGATCCAGACTCCGGTGGCGGCGCATGTCATTGATAAGGGCATCCCCACCACTGGTCTGCTGGCCCAGGTGCTGGTGGCCAAGTTCGCTGACCATCTGCCGCTTTATCGCCAGGAGGCCATCTTTGGTCGTGCCGGTTTGGCCATTGCTCGCTCCACACTGGGTGCCTGGGTCGGCAGCTGTGGTGTGCAGCTGCAACCCCTGGTCGATGCACTCAAAGCTGAGATCCTCCAGCACAACGTAGTGCATGCCGATGAGACACCCGTGCAGATGCTCAAGCCCGGCACCGGTAAAACACACCGCTCTTACCTGTGGGCCTATGCCGCCGGTGCCTTCGAGGACACCCGGGCGGTGGTCTATGACTTCTGCGAATCACGTGCCGGGGAGAATGCCAAGACCTTTCTGGGTGACTGGCGCGGTAGCCTAGTCTGTGACGACTTCAGTGGTTACAAGCAACTGATGGCCCAGGGTGTGACCGAAGTCGGTTGTCTGGCCCATGCCCGGCGCAAGTTCTTTGACCTGCATGCCAGCAACAAGAGCCAGATTGCGCACAGTGCGCTGGAGCAAATCGCCAGGGTTTACGACATTGAGCGCGAAGTCAAAGAACTGCTTCCCGATGAGCGACGACGAATACGCCAGGAGAAATCAAAACCACTGCTGGATGCCTTGCACCAGTGGATGATCCTGAACCGCCAGAAGATCACGGATGGTTCAGCCACGGCCAAAGCGTTGGATTACAGCCTGCGGCGCTGGTCTGCGCTGACGCGCTTCCTCTCCGACGGTCAACTGCCGGTGGACAACAACCACATCGAAAACCAGATCCGTCCGATTGCCATCGGGAGGAACAACTGGCTGTTTGCGGGTTCACTGCGTGCGGGCAAGCGCGGTGCAGCTGTGATGAGTCTGATCCAGAGTGCCAGGCTCAATGGGCATGATCCGTTTGCCTACCTCAAGGATGTTCTAACCCGGTTGCCTACGCAGCGGGCAAGTCAGATTCATGAACTGTTGCCGCATCGCTGGCAGCCGCAAATTCAATTCACTTGA
- a CDS encoding Z1 domain-containing protein — translation MPLPDKSLLPVINMAQLMLEAERDTVGITPASIAAKVKLAAQILNAPDSDQDMAISTLIQRFSHWIGKDSTLQDTEGHVAWLVSARKKDWRYWPRYQTYLERKLSVDVVGALDESTDHILGMLEDPKRDGSWDRRGLVVGHVQSGKTGNYSGLVCKAADAGYKIIIVLAGMHNNLRSQTQIRLEETFLGYETSEDRIPGKPLGVGEIDSDTAIAPHCATTRADKGDFNATVQRHFAISPEEKPWLFVVKKNKTVLTQLLKWIRNHVADSKDNATGRRIVTKRPLLIIDDEADNASVDTGEQVIDSDGKPNDDHQPKAINGLIRSILHSFDKKAYVGYTATPFANIFIHRKNATTDEGPDLFPQSFIVNLAAPSNYVGPARVFGLLTPDGRVGGLPLMRNVSDHFTAPDPNSADEPSGWMPPKHNKEHVPVVNGQEIIPPSLKEAIHSFALACAIRTLRGQGREHSSMLIHVTRFANVQKEVFGQVDETVKKMVQRLTRRIDHETLVEELRSLWERDFVPTSATVAQLLEEPGESKLAPDWPAILAALPDAVSDIKVKTINGTAKDALDYLEQEEHGLKVIAVGGDKLARGLTLEGLCTSYFVRTTKMYDTLMQMGRWFGYRPGYVDLCRLYTTEDLVEWFGHIADASEELREEFDAMAESGATPKEYGLKVQSHPVLLVTSPLKMRTAKSLQLSFSGELLETIAFFKDDARLDQNLTVTNRLIAAMQKPSEVNPVRRRAGVDQPTNGFLWNAVPAEHVADFLESYVTHPKARKVNSKLLAEFVREMVSKSAELTSWTVALIGGGRGPEFTFDGGLTVDGTLQRSADPDVKERYSIGRLLSPRDEAIDLDGPAWSAALAATKRAWKPDPAKQSAGVVQKEPEVPNGPAIRRVRGKGADGVQSAPERGVLLLYPLDPKLAGAGVFPDRTKPIMGFGVSFPSSESGVKVEYKVDHLIWGQWELEYGASE, via the coding sequence ATGCCACTACCCGACAAGTCCTTGCTGCCCGTTATCAACATGGCTCAACTGATGCTCGAGGCTGAGCGCGACACGGTTGGCATTACCCCCGCGTCCATCGCAGCCAAGGTGAAGCTCGCCGCCCAAATCTTGAACGCGCCGGATAGCGATCAGGACATGGCAATCTCAACCCTGATTCAACGATTCAGCCACTGGATCGGCAAGGACTCCACGCTGCAGGACACTGAGGGACACGTCGCTTGGCTTGTCTCGGCACGCAAGAAGGACTGGCGGTATTGGCCGCGATATCAAACCTATTTGGAGCGCAAATTGTCGGTGGATGTTGTCGGCGCGCTCGACGAATCCACCGATCACATACTTGGGATGCTGGAAGACCCCAAGCGCGATGGATCGTGGGACCGTCGGGGCCTCGTCGTGGGGCACGTGCAGTCGGGCAAGACCGGGAACTATTCCGGTCTTGTGTGCAAGGCCGCCGATGCGGGCTACAAGATCATCATCGTCTTGGCGGGCATGCACAACAACCTGCGGTCCCAAACCCAAATCCGTCTTGAAGAAACCTTCCTGGGTTACGAGACCTCCGAAGACCGAATTCCTGGCAAGCCGCTAGGCGTTGGCGAAATCGACAGCGACACCGCAATCGCTCCACACTGCGCAACGACACGGGCCGACAAGGGAGACTTCAACGCGACCGTCCAGCGGCACTTTGCCATATCTCCCGAAGAGAAGCCGTGGCTTTTCGTGGTCAAGAAGAACAAGACCGTTCTCACACAGCTCTTGAAGTGGATTCGGAACCATGTCGCCGACAGCAAGGACAACGCGACGGGACGGCGCATCGTCACCAAAAGGCCACTGCTGATCATCGACGACGAGGCTGACAACGCCTCCGTCGATACCGGCGAGCAAGTCATTGATTCCGACGGCAAACCCAATGACGACCATCAACCCAAAGCCATCAATGGGCTGATTCGCAGCATTCTGCATTCCTTTGACAAGAAGGCCTACGTCGGCTACACCGCCACGCCATTCGCGAATATCTTCATCCATCGCAAGAACGCGACCACCGACGAGGGGCCTGACCTTTTTCCCCAATCCTTCATCGTGAACTTGGCCGCGCCTTCCAACTACGTCGGCCCGGCCCGCGTCTTTGGCCTTCTGACACCGGATGGCCGTGTCGGAGGCCTGCCTTTGATGCGCAACGTGTCCGACCATTTCACCGCTCCCGATCCGAATTCAGCAGACGAACCAAGTGGATGGATGCCGCCAAAGCACAACAAGGAACATGTCCCCGTTGTCAATGGACAGGAGATCATTCCTCCATCGCTCAAAGAAGCCATTCACTCCTTCGCTCTCGCTTGCGCCATCAGGACTTTGCGGGGGCAAGGGAGGGAACACTCATCCATGCTGATCCACGTCACCCGATTTGCCAATGTGCAAAAGGAGGTGTTTGGGCAAGTGGACGAGACCGTCAAGAAGATGGTCCAACGGCTGACGCGGCGAATCGACCATGAGACCCTTGTTGAAGAGCTGCGGTCGCTATGGGAGCGGGACTTTGTCCCGACTTCGGCCACGGTCGCCCAATTGCTCGAAGAGCCTGGAGAGTCGAAGCTCGCACCGGATTGGCCCGCGATCCTCGCTGCGCTTCCGGATGCGGTCTCCGACATCAAGGTCAAAACCATCAACGGAACCGCCAAGGATGCCCTCGACTATTTGGAACAGGAAGAGCACGGTTTGAAAGTGATCGCCGTCGGCGGAGACAAGCTCGCGCGTGGGTTGACGCTGGAAGGACTCTGCACAAGCTACTTCGTTCGGACCACCAAGATGTATGACACGCTGATGCAGATGGGCCGATGGTTTGGCTACCGTCCCGGATATGTGGACCTTTGCCGCCTCTATACAACCGAAGACTTGGTCGAATGGTTCGGCCATATCGCCGACGCATCCGAAGAACTAAGAGAGGAATTCGACGCCATGGCTGAGAGCGGAGCGACGCCAAAGGAATACGGATTGAAGGTCCAATCTCATCCTGTTCTGTTGGTTACCTCACCATTGAAAATGCGCACCGCCAAGAGCCTGCAGCTTTCTTTCAGCGGAGAACTTCTCGAGACCATCGCCTTTTTCAAGGATGACGCCAGGCTCGACCAAAACCTCACGGTCACCAACCGACTCATCGCAGCCATGCAAAAGCCGTCCGAGGTCAACCCTGTAAGGCGACGCGCCGGAGTTGACCAGCCAACAAATGGCTTCCTATGGAACGCGGTGCCAGCGGAACATGTGGCGGATTTTCTCGAATCCTATGTGACGCATCCAAAGGCGCGAAAAGTCAACAGCAAATTGCTTGCTGAGTTCGTAAGGGAAATGGTTTCCAAATCCGCAGAGCTCACAAGCTGGACGGTCGCGCTGATCGGCGGAGGCAGAGGGCCTGAATTCACATTCGATGGCGGCCTGACCGTCGATGGAACGCTTCAACGCTCCGCCGACCCGGATGTCAAAGAACGTTATTCCATCGGAAGACTATTGTCCCCACGCGACGAAGCGATTGATCTGGACGGCCCGGCATGGTCAGCAGCCCTGGCCGCTACGAAACGAGCCTGGAAGCCCGATCCAGCCAAGCAATCGGCGGGTGTGGTTCAAAAAGAGCCAGAAGTGCCCAATGGACCCGCGATCCGACGCGTGCGCGGCAAAGGAGCCGACGGAGTGCAAAGCGCGCCCGAGCGGGGCGTGCTGCTCTTGTATCCCCTTGATCCCAAATTGGCGGGTGCTGGCGTCTTCCCCGACCGAACGAAACCCATCATGGGATTCGGGGTGAGCTTTCCATCCAGCGAATCGGGCGTGAAAGTCGAATACAAAGTTGATCACCTCATCTGGGGACAATGGGAGCTGGAATATGGCGCATCCGAGTGA
- a CDS encoding HAD domain-containing protein: MGAQKILLFLDFDGVMHAVDDPHLFGHEEHLARVLTDFPTVEIVISSAWRKTNTLANMKKFFLTDLRARVVGVTPVFRIGEANTSVTPGARYHEIQRYLAASCDPGRPWIALDDDPVFFPPGCAELVLCDPKFGFGPGAEVRLRAALTALI, translated from the coding sequence ATGGGAGCTCAAAAAATACTGCTTTTTCTCGATTTTGACGGCGTAATGCACGCCGTCGACGACCCACATTTATTCGGCCACGAGGAGCATTTGGCCCGAGTGTTGACCGACTTCCCGACAGTCGAAATCGTGATTTCTTCGGCTTGGCGCAAGACGAACACGCTCGCGAATATGAAGAAATTTTTTCTGACGGACCTACGCGCCAGAGTCGTCGGCGTGACCCCAGTTTTCAGAATCGGGGAGGCAAACACAAGCGTCACCCCGGGCGCGCGCTATCACGAAATACAGCGCTACCTTGCAGCGTCATGCGACCCCGGACGGCCGTGGATCGCGCTCGACGACGACCCGGTATTCTTCCCCCCCGGGTGTGCCGAGCTGGTGTTGTGCGATCCGAAATTCGGGTTCGGGCCTGGGGCTGAGGTGCGGCTTAGGGCTGCGCTGACGGCGTTGATTTGA
- the tnpB gene encoding IS66 family insertion sequence element accessory protein TnpB (TnpB, as the term is used for proteins encoded by IS66 family insertion elements, is considered an accessory protein, since TnpC, encoded by a neighboring gene, is a DDE family transposase.) → MIRIDAIWLATTPMDMRAGTDTALAKVVSVFGSAHPHTAYLFANKRANRLKVLVHDGIGIWLAARRLHQGKFVWPLGSAAQQLSLNRAQLDALVLGLPWQRLGDAGIITMV, encoded by the coding sequence GTGATCCGCATCGATGCCATCTGGCTGGCCACCACCCCCATGGACATGCGAGCTGGCACCGACACCGCCTTGGCCAAGGTTGTGTCGGTGTTTGGTTCTGCCCATCCGCACACGGCCTACCTATTCGCCAACAAGCGAGCAAACCGTTTGAAGGTTCTGGTGCATGACGGCATTGGCATCTGGCTGGCAGCGCGGCGACTGCACCAAGGCAAATTTGTCTGGCCATTGGGCAGTGCAGCGCAACAATTGAGTCTGAACCGCGCCCAACTCGATGCTTTGGTGCTGGGACTGCCCTGGCAGCGCTTGGGTGATGCAGGCATCATCACCATGGTCTGA
- a CDS encoding DUF4926 domain-containing protein produces the protein MFMEHAQVVLKRPLPSLGLKPGAVGIVVHVHTAFEGYEVEFLRWDGQTIGVETVEDRDLERFKMGEALAGLG, from the coding sequence ATGTTCATGGAGCACGCTCAAGTAGTCCTCAAGCGGCCGCTGCCGAGCCTCGGTTTAAAGCCCGGCGCGGTCGGGATTGTTGTGCACGTGCATACAGCTTTCGAGGGCTATGAAGTTGAATTTCTGCGATGGGACGGGCAAACCATAGGTGTCGAGACTGTTGAAGATCGAGATTTGGAGCGTTTTAAAATGGGCGAGGCGCTGGCGGGTTTGGGCTAG